In Nilaparvata lugens isolate BPH chromosome 5, ASM1435652v1, whole genome shotgun sequence, the following proteins share a genomic window:
- the LOC111045274 gene encoding uncharacterized protein LOC111045274, with protein sequence MPSLLRMSIPTLTFPLGLPSLPFKFESALEAENALVEAEMERMRKQFEKKRKFRCMKCSTNYEFSWDSKKFVFKKFETLRKPEIVKTARPIFSCPYCPYKARMRNNLKRHLVAQHKDHKFKC encoded by the exons ATGCCTTCtttgctgcgcatgtccatcccaa CTTTAACGTTTCCTCTAGGCCTACCTTCCCTTCCCTTCAAATTTGAAAGCGCACTCGAAGCAGAAAATGCATTGGTTGAAGCAGAAATGGAGAGGATGAGAAAACAGTTCGAGAAGAAAAGGAAGTTCAGATGTATGAAATGTTCTACAAACTATGAGTTCAGTTGGGATTCTAAAAAATTCGTATTCAAAAAATTTGAAACTCTCAGGAAAccagaaattgtcaaaacagCTAGGCCTATATTTTCATGTCCTTATTGTCCTTATAAAGCTAGAATGAGAAACAATCTCAAAAGGCATTTAGTAGCACAACATAAAGACCATAAGTTCAAGTGTTGA